Within the Medicago truncatula cultivar Jemalong A17 chromosome 4, MtrunA17r5.0-ANR, whole genome shotgun sequence genome, the region TTGCACAGTCCGTCATTTGAATTTTGGTTGATTCTGAGACAAAAAAGTTGAAACTCAGGGATCGGTTGGAGAAGGCAACAGATATAACACGATAAAATATTCACCGATGAAATTCATAGTAGCGGGACACAACTTCTTTGTGAGGATAAGGGGTTGATTTTTCTTTGTGAGGAGACAATAGTTAGTTAGTTTACAAAACATtggtttatatatattatttctaaTTTCTAAAGGGTTGTCTCAAAACATCATAATTCTATGTTGGATGTGATTAACACATGCATTTCACAATAAAAAGTATTTGATAGTTTATCGATAACTGTATAACAATAATTTATACTAACCTGTACTTTGTGTAGGGGGAGAGAGTTTAATTAATGCATATAACTATCATAAACCTTGAAACTAAAATTACTTACTTAAAAAGTACTGGATTGCATCTTTCAGGAAATAAAATGAAACCTGTAGTTCGTAAGAAGGGTATGGAATCCTAAATTCTACTTTAGGAATAATTGTCATAGGTCTGCAACAATCCAGCCATGCTAAGAGATAATAGCATAGCACTCTAGAGAGAATAAAAGataaagtgatattttctgaAACATTGAAGGCATGTTTGCCTTTAAACACCTCCAAGGTTCAATTTTCCTTTCATCATGCCACAGAAGAAGGTTACTGCATCGAATAGTTGTGACAGAGAGAAGATGGATGGCTAACTAGGGAGAGTGCATTTTAAAAATGTGTAAAATGCATTCTTCGATGCTTAGTATTGTCAATGAAACTGAAAACAGGAACCAATGGAAGTAAGCAGGGCCTAAGTTATTTGTAGTTCGCTGATCTCAATGTTGTCGATCGCGGTTTGCGGAAAatagctgctatttgacaacacgtTGTACTATATAGCAGATCATGGAACaatagcggtttgttcaaaATACTGGTAGGTCTCTAAAATGAATAATATGCACTGAAACAGAGTGATACTTATCACAAGAACTGTACAAAAAAACTGTCCCTTCTGAGGGATATCAGACCACGAGGCCAACATGTGTCTTTACCTTTGCAACTGTGAGTCCAATGGGGCACGGACGATGTGGAGATCTCGTACCAAAAACTCCAATTTTTCCACCTTTAAGTCTAGGGACCCTCACCTATAAATCCACTGATCCGTAAGTAAAAATTACTAGTAAACAAATATTGATATTTGAGGCAAAAAGATGATTACTTATATCGATAAAATATCAATTAACAATGGAGTCACGCGCACTCACACACCTTTGCTTTGAACCCTGATTGAGATGGATGCTTCCATAGCTTTTCAAGATTGGTATTTAAgtgaaatacatatataatcCAGCAATGAGAATATTCCGCTAAACCCTCAAGCGATGCTGGAGGAACACGGGATGTATTGAAAACCAAACATGCTCTAGCAAGTGGTACAAGTAATGGTTGCCTTGGTGTTCCATTCCTACACTAATATAAAACAATGGTTCGTTAATCATGCATAAGACATTGCACAAATAACAATTTCACAAAGCAcagataaataattaataatcaaaGATGGATATTAATttgacaaattaattaataatgaatAAACATTGAACCTGGTAGAGAAGCATGAGTGAATGGTGCCAATAGGAATCATGGGATAATAAGTGAGGTTTAGGTTTTCAGATTTAGGTTGAGTTAGTTGTTTTCTCAACATCTGCAAACATTCAAGttcaaataattataaattaattaaggaaaagtaaaaacatatgatatgattaagattaagaaGGAAGACAGAGACCTGTTGAGCCCTAATTCGGCCTTGTCTTTCGGAGGCGCAATTATCGGAGCAAGACTTGAGAGATAACTCCAACTCATGAATTTTGGATTTGAGAGCGTTACATTTACGGTTGAATATGTAagctgcaaaaaaaaaaaaaaaaaaaaaaaaaaaaaaagaagttgaatGGCATGAGAGTGAGTGAGAGTTTGAGGttgaaaaataatgaagaagaagagaagtgTGCATAGTTAGTTACCAGAGATGGAGATGGAGATGGCGGCGGAGAGTGTTGTTAATGTAATGGTCGTCACTGCCAACCATCTTGCTTCTGAAATCATGTTACCTGCGCATCGATCTATCGCCCATCTGAAATCAAAAGACTTAAGCTTTACGAAAAATAGAAGTTACAAAAtatgatttgtttgttattattatgtatttttattaaataaatatttatttttttatttaaaattttaactgttaaatattttttttgctacATGTTTTGGATCCAAGTAAATAGAGCATACCCGAACtcgaaaaatagttaaataattaatttgttataattaaacaaattaaagaacGTAAGTTATAcgaaaaatacttaaaaaactttttataattaaataaattaaatatttctgatataatttagtaaaaaaattaaataatttaaaagaccTAAGTGGtatgaaaaatacttaaatgattaatttattacaattaaataatttaaagaacGTAGGTGGTACGAAAAGCACTTAAAGGATCaacttattataattaaataatttaaaggatCTCTCATATAATTtactaagaaaataataataataagttgtGGATGATCATAGCTAAACAATGGCGAATGACACGgcataaattgaaattttagtattttattaaatcacaacacaattttttcgggttaattaattaaatgatccctataaaaatatttacagtttattttttagtccttacaaaataaaattacacctTTTAATCCATGTGACATTTTCATTTAgcattttatagggaccatgtacttaattaaccatttttttagaTACAAGTtgtccaaaatataaaaatagtgtTATATccaacaaacacaaataattctTTGATACAATAAAAGTATGTTATGTCTGGTACTTATTTTTAGGCTTATTTTTAGGATTAATTTATCAACTAATTATAATGGAGTAAATGGTCACTTTAGTCTCTGACTCTGCACCTCGCATTCACATAGGTTCCTGACTCAGAATTAAATACAAAGAAGTCTATGACTCTGCACTTCCATTATCACTCTAGTCTCTGCCGTTAAATAATTCTGTTAAGTGTGTCAcagagactaaaatgaaaatagaaaatggtCACTTTAGTCACTAAAGCAGAAATCAATATCCCCAACTTGAATATCAAATccctaaataaaatatacactAATATGTGACTTttttctcttgtaaaaaaattgactttttttaaaaaaaaatattgtcgactttttttcttcacatgtattgaatattgtattgaaagttttatgtattttttttatgcttaacGGTAAAACTTTGTCCACAATATTAAACAACCaattgtgcaaaaaaaaaaaatatgctgaTATTattaatctctattttttttattttaaataaaagaatgcTATATGCTGATATTATTAatctctattttttaattttaaataaaagaacgctatattttgacaaaaaaatgttatattaatattgtcagataagataataaattatgaatttgagATTTTCATTTTAAGGGACTTAGGGATGGCatttagggatttgagattcaagttggggatattgatttttggttcggagactaaagtgacaattttctactttcacttaGTCCTTGTGGCACACTTAACAGAATTATTTAACGTCAAtgactaaagtgataacggaagtgcagAGTCAGGGGCTTCTTTGTATTTAATTCTGAGTCAGGGACCTATGTGACAACGAGGTGCAgagtcagggactaaagtgaccaTTTGCTCAATTATAATGTAGTAGTCCCTTCAAgctcaaaatagaaaaattcaccactttgattttgaaatacaaAGATTAGAGGCGGATCCGCCACTCATGAACTAGGGTGGAACACTAAATGGAGGTCAAGTGAATCACCTTgttaattttcggattttacttgtttttgaccctttctcaTTAAAACAACCATAACTTGTGATGTTCTTACACGATCGGAGTttgtgaacattcgttggaaagctaacaagcatagctaCGACCTCAGCGCGtcggaattttttttaacaaagaaatctttgatatttttggcaaaatttcattaaaaaggATCGCGAtcctctacttttttttttcaaccgaattttggaggaattgcTCAAAATCGACTTTTTTTAACGTCGAGAGGCAATGTCGAGCCCCGTAACATGCGACTaaatcatattgaaaaaagacTTCACGCTAAATTTTATGTAAACCAACGATTTAGTAAAagaaatctcataggatacatttaatatctcataggaaacatttatgaaaaacttatctatctcatttttcgcataatttattgaccaattattgtgtagtttgtgattttttatgtttcaaatgactaatggttgatttttagaatttttgaaaattcgggttaaatggaggccaaatgaattaccttgttaattttcggattttacttgtttttgacctttctcactaaaaccgccataacttgggatgttcTTACACAATCAGAGTttgtgaacattcgttggaaagctaacaaacaTAGCTACGACCTCAGCGCTTcggaaatttttttaacaaagaaatctTGGATTTTTTGGTAAAGTTTCATTAAAAATGATTGCGAtcctcttccttttttttttatttttcaaccgaattttggaggaatcacTCAAAATCGACTTTTTTTAACGTCGAGAGGTGAAGTCGAGCCTCGTAACATGAGACtaaattatattgaaaaaaggtttcacgctaaattttatgtaaaccaacaatttagaaaaagaaatctcataggatacatttaatatctcatacgaaacatttatgaaaaactcatttatctcatttttcgcataacttattgaccaattattgtgtagtttgtgattttgtatgtttcacatgactaatggttgattttaagaaCTTTGAAAATTCGGGTTAAATTGAGGCCAAATGAATTATCTTattaattttcggattttacttgttaTTGACCATTTCTctaaacggccataacttggggtTTCCTTACACGATCGTAGCTTATGAACATTCGTTgaaaagctaacaagcatagctaCAACCTCGGCGCGTCGGAAAaaaattttaacaaacaaatattggatttttatggaaaaattcAATTAGAAAGGATCGCGATCCTCTActctttttctgatttttcaaccgaattttgaaGGAATCGTTCGAAATCGACTTTTTTTTACCACCAAGAGGCAAAGTCGAGCCTCGAAAAAAGATTTCATGCTAAATTTTATGTCAACCAACgatttagaaaaagaaatatatatatatatatatatatatatatatatatatatatatatatatatatatatatatatatagagttaggatccgttgacaccaggtgtcaacggattcgttgacaccaaatattAATCGTTGATTTCTTTTGATCCAAAGGCTTTTGTTTGTTCATTT harbors:
- the LOC11425476 gene encoding uncharacterized protein; the encoded protein is MISEARWLAVTTITLTTLSAAISISISAYIFNRKCNALKSKIHELELSLKSCSDNCASERQGRIRAQQMLRKQLTQPKSENLNLTYYPMIPIGTIHSCFSTRNGTPRQPLLVPLARACLVFNTSRVPPASLEGLAEYSHCWIIYVFHLNTNLEKLWKHPSQSGFKAKVRVPRLKGGKIGVFGTRSPHRPCPIGLTVAKVEAVQGNMILLSGVDLVDGTPVLDVKPYLPYCDSIQEAAVPNWLMEDNLLSVASVSFSEEFISSLESCWITAEKKSLYASPGEFQSLVMQVLSWDIRSLSQRNRPRDAIRKKEKGQLLCDTSDVDDEHLGETAIVHEREQNSLNSMEVVYHLILEGLDVSYRIDHDGNVIVEKVSTSAVLDNKLDSYNYLTWKDKLQ